One Syntrophales bacterium DNA segment encodes these proteins:
- a CDS encoding ribose-phosphate pyrophosphokinase, whose protein sequence is MLERMRVFTGNANVGLARRITENLGIAMGKANVVSFSDGETRVEINENVRGMDVFIIQPTCPPVNIALMELLIMIDALRRASADRITAVIPYYGYARQDRKVVPRAPISAKLVADLITQAGANRVMAMDLHAGQIQGFFNIPVDNIFATPILFEYFRHNYTGDNIVIVSPDTGGVERARAFAKRLGASLAIIDKRREGPNEAQVMNIIGHVKGMRTILLDDMIDTAGTIVQAAKALSDEGALEVAVCCTHPVLSGPAIERLSQSTIKEVVVTDTIPLNENAKNCDIIKVLSVSALLSEAIRRIYYNDSVSSLFI, encoded by the coding sequence ATGCTTGAAAGAATGAGGGTGTTTACCGGGAACGCCAACGTTGGCCTGGCGCGGCGGATAACGGAAAATCTCGGCATCGCCATGGGCAAGGCCAACGTAGTATCCTTCAGTGATGGGGAAACACGCGTGGAAATAAATGAAAATGTTCGGGGAATGGACGTTTTTATCATCCAGCCTACCTGCCCGCCGGTAAACATCGCCCTGATGGAACTGCTGATCATGATTGACGCGTTGCGCCGGGCCTCGGCGGATCGGATAACGGCAGTTATCCCCTATTACGGATATGCCCGGCAGGACCGCAAGGTTGTACCTCGCGCCCCGATCAGCGCCAAGCTCGTTGCGGACTTGATAACCCAGGCAGGCGCCAACCGCGTTATGGCAATGGATCTTCATGCCGGCCAGATACAGGGATTTTTCAACATCCCCGTGGACAATATTTTCGCCACACCCATCCTCTTTGAATACTTCAGGCATAATTACACAGGCGACAACATCGTGATTGTCTCCCCGGACACGGGGGGCGTTGAGAGAGCCCGTGCCTTTGCCAAACGACTGGGGGCAAGCCTTGCCATTATCGACAAACGCCGGGAAGGACCCAATGAGGCTCAGGTAATGAATATTATCGGCCATGTCAAGGGGATGAGGACCATTCTGCTGGACGACATGATAGACACCGCCGGCACCATTGTTCAGGCGGCCAAAGCGCTCTCCGATGAAGGGGCCCTTGAGGTGGCTGTATGCTGCACCCACCCCGTTCTTTCCGGACCGGCGATAGAAAGACTTAGCCAGTCAACTATCAAAGAGGTAGTCGTAACGGATACGATACCCTTGAATGAAAATGCCAAAAACTGCGATATAATAAAGGTTCTTTCCGTTTCCGCGCTTCTCAGCGAGGCGATTCGCAGGATCTACTACAACGACTCAGTGAGTTCATTATTTATTTAG